One segment of Brassica napus cultivar Da-Ae chromosome C3, Da-Ae, whole genome shotgun sequence DNA contains the following:
- the LOC106388977 gene encoding kinesin-like protein KIN-7O isoform X1, translating to MERIHVSVRSRPLSTEDAKTSPWKISSDSIFIPNHSSLSFEFDRIFREDCKTVQVYEARTKDIVAAAVRGFNGTVFAYGQTNSGKTHTMRGSPTEPGVIPLAVHDMFETIYQDASREFLLRMSYLEIYNEDINDLLAPEHRKLQIHENLEKGIFVAGLREEIVASPQQVLEMMEFGESHRHIGETNMNVHSSRSHTIFRMIIESRQKTQDEGVGNACDAVRVSVLNLVDLAGSERASKTGAEGVRLKEGSHINKSLMTLGTVIKKLSEGVENQGGHVPYRDSKLTRILQPALGGNANTAIICNITLASDHADETKSSLQFASRALRVTNCAHVNEILTDAALLKRQKKEIEELRSKLKTSHSDHSDEEILNLRNTLLKSELERERIALELEEEKKAQAQREKVLQEQAKKIENLSSMVLLSNRDEKRDQDHFKKGKRRDTWCTGHLSRDSTSEVQSHVLSRGSSLKSERSERETGPLLPFAELVENELLYSISEQDEHNIDETIEDSSLPDPCALVHVTSRKKPSSIRQKSPVVVRKKSPVVVESESERIQREYEDLFLQYETERITHEIQIECLKAKLGEKDLSGEATCKRLDCQVVGNVHQEESEVHLRDPEDILLIKQLQEKINMLETEKSSSKQNLDDLVTIATEQNICAEEKIAEIQEEIHAAREEAEIARKQLVSKESEVIHVLNENFNSLVNVATEVEVLASEFQKFKASLETISLVMDEGLQDFASFSPLIHDFTLFMRQSFDEHASLISGYQNVQSCLKQKVLDIENEKVLLQEQCAGLQSQIEELNQEAQQHGTSLMMLSEQNESERSDLLSHIECLEKDIASLSTSSLAKEKETLRKDFEKMKAKLKDTESKLKNVMQDKTKLEAEKASAERELKRLHSQTALLEKDISKQESFAGKRQDERNAKQSLQEEFHNLEALAFEMETTIASLEEELAAERGEKEELLCRSEGLDQEVTSLTEKLELSNTQLEQLQIDITELKARLESSSSDQQQLETKVKQLLEEKEELAMHLATSLLEMEEEKAIWSSKEKALTEAMEEKMSLYNIKIESLSKEMAEAKRELESSRLECITLADKLRCSEENAKQENESSMEKSLEIDRLGNELQSAHAVSKQSQEVIKSDIDTLKSELQRACEMSETLQRELDCVTSERQSLLSRIEESKKEVASSNRLQDADADNKEKAKLKMRLMGTQGRLDAKSIRHKQAVKESEVMNRKFQEASAKLKEKLASKALEVIDLKKQLSASSR from the exons ATGGAGAGAATACACGTCTCAGTCAGATCTCGTCCGCTTTCGACTGAGGACGCGAAGACGAGCCCATGGAAGATCTCTTCGGACTCGATTTTCATCCCCAATCACTCTTCTCTCTCGTTCGAGTTTG ATAGGATTTTCAGAGAAGATTGCAAAACTGTGCAAGTCTATGAAGCTCGGACGAAGGATATCGTCGCTGCCGCCGTTCGTGGATTCAACG GAACTGTGTTTGCTTATGGGCAAACTAACAGTGGCAAGACGCATACGATGCGAGGCTCACCGACTGAGCCAGGAGTCATCCCTCTTGCTGTGCATGATATGTTTGAGACTATATATCAG GATGCAAGCAGGGAGTTTCTATTGCGTATGTCGTATTTGGAGATTTATAACGAAGATATAAACGATCTCTTGGCTCCTGAACACCGGAAACTACAGATTCATGAGAATCTAGAG AAAGGAATCTTTGTGGCTGGACTACGAGAAGAAATTGTTGCTTCCCCTCAACAAGTTCTTGAGATGATGGAATTTGGAGAAT CTCATCGCCATATTGGGGAGACAAATATGAATGTTCACAGTAGCAGATCTCACACTATTTTCCGCatg ATTATAGAAAGTAGACAGAAGACGCAAGATGAAGGTGTTGGAAATGCTTGTGATGCAGTCCGTGTTTCTGTTCTG aaTTTGGTGGATCTAGCTGGTTCTGAACGGGCTTCAAAAACCGGTGCAGAGGGTGTTAGGCTGAAGGAAGGCTCACATATAAACAAGAGCTTGATGACACTCGGGACTGTAATTAAAAAACTGAGTGAAGGAGTTGAAAATCAAGG TGGTCATGTTCCATACCGAGACAGCAAGCTCACAAGGATCTTGCAACCTGCTTTAGGTGGAAATGCAAATACAGCTATCATATGCAATATAACACTTGCATCA GACCATGCAGATGAAACCAAGAGCAGTCTTCAGTTTGCTAGCCGAGCACTACGTGTCACTAATTGTGCACATGTCAACGAG ATATTGACTGATGCTGCTTTGTTAAAGCGCCAAAAGAAGGAAATAGAGGAGCTCAGATCCAAACTAAAG ACTTCTCACTCTGACCATTCGGATGAAGAGATTCTTAACTTGCGCAACACCTTGTTGAAG TCTGAATTAGAAAGAGAGCGGATAGCACTCGAATTAGAAGAGGAGAAAAAGGCACAAGCTCAGAGGGAAAAAGTTTTGCAAGAGCAAGCAAAGAAAATTGAGAACTTGAGTTCAATGGTTCTCCTTTCGAATAGAGATGAGAAGCGTGATCAGGATCACTTTAAGAag GGAAAGAGGAGGGATACATGGTGTACTGGTCACCTTTCACGAGACTCCACATCAGAG GTTCAGTCTCATGTCTTGTCAAGGGGATCCTCTCTTAAATCTGAAAGATCCGAGCGTGAGACAGGCCCACTACTTCCATTTGCGGAACTGGTAGAAAACGAACTTTTGTACAGCATCAGCGAGCAAGATGAACATAATATCGATGAAACCATTGAAGATTCTTCACTTCCAGATCCATGTGCTTTAGTGCATGTGACTAGCAGAAAGAAACCATCATCAATCAGGCAGAAAAGTCCTGTAGTGGTCAGGAAGAAAAGTCCCGTAGTG GTTGAAAGCGAGTCAGAGAGGATTCAAAGGGAATATGAGGATCTCTTCTTGCAATATGAAACTGAG AGAATCACCCACGAAATACAAATTGAGTGCCTTAAGGCAAAGTTGGGCGAAAAAGATTTATCTGGTGAAGCAACATGCAAGCGTTTAGATTGTCAAGTCGTTGGTAATGTACATCAAGAGGAAAGTGAAGTACATCTCAGGGATCCAGAAGATATTCTTCTCATTAAGCAACTCCAAGAGAAG ATAAACATGCTGGAAACTGAGAAGTCTTCAAGCAAGCAAAATCTTGATGATCTTGTCACGATAGCTACTGAGCAGAATATATGTGCCGAGGAAAAAATTGCTGAG ATTCAAGAAGAGATTCATGCTGCTAGAGAAGAGGCCGAGATTGCTCGCAAACAACTTGTGTCCAAGGAGTCTGAAGTCATTCATGTGCTTAAT GAGAATTTTAACTCTCTGGTCAACGTCGCAACAGAAGTAGAAGTCTTAGCATCTgagtttcaaaaatttaaagcaTCGTTGGAAACGATATCGTTAGTTATGGATGAGGGTCTCCAAGATTTTGCTTCCTTCTCTCCTTTGATACAT GATTTCACATTGTTTATGCGCCAAAGTTTTGATGAGCATGCTTCACTTATCAGCGGATATCAAAATGTCCAATCTTGTCTTAAACAAAAGGTTCTTGACATTGAGAATGAGAAG GTTCTTTTGCAAGAGCAGTGTGCTGGTCTTCAGAGCCAAATAGAAGAACTAAACCAAGAAGCCCAGCAGCATGGAACTTCCTTAATG ATGCTCTCAGAACAGAATGAGTCGGAGAGGTCAGATCTCCTCTCTCATATAGAATGTCTTGAGAAGGATATAGCGAGCCTATCTACCTCTTCTTTGGCCAAAGAGAAGGAAACTCTAAGAAAAGATTTTGAGAAGATGAAAGCAAAGCTAAAAGACACTGAATCCAAGCTTAAGAATGTCATGCAGGATAAGACCAAGCTAGAG GCCGAGAAGGCATCTGCTGAGAGAGAGTTAAAACGCTTGCATAGCCAAACGGCCCTCCTCGAGAAAGATATTAGCAAACAGGAGTCATTTGCCGGTAAAAGACAAGATGAGAGAAATGCAAAACAGTCCTTGCAG GAAGAATTTCACAACCTTGAAGCGCTTGCTTTTGAGATGGAAACAACAATTGCTTCACTGGAGGAGGAACTCGCTGCTGAACGTGGAGAGAAAGAGGAGTTGCTATGTAGAAGCGAGGGTTTAGATCAAGAAGTTACATCTCTGACAGAGAAGCTGGAGCTCTCAAATACCCAATTAGAACAGCTGCAAATAGATATCACGGAGCTT aaGGCTAGACTCGAAAGCTCATCTTCTGATCAGCAACAACTGGAAACCAAGGTTAAACAGCTTcttgaagagaaggaagagctAGCGATG CATCTGGCGACCTCACTTTTAGAGATGGAGGAAGAGAAAGCAATATGGAGCTCGAAAGAAAAAGCTTTGACAGAGGCCATGGAAGAAAAGATGAgtctatataatataaaaatagagtCACTCTCTAAAGAAATGGCAGAG GCAAAGAGGGAGCTTGAATCTTCCCGACTTGAATGTATCACCCTTGCTGATAAGCTAAGATGTTCTGAAGAAAATGCTAAGCAGGAAAACGAAAGCAG CATGGAGAAGTCTTTGGAGATTGATAGACTTGGGAATGAACTTCAATCAGCTCATGCCGTGAGTAAACAATCTCAAGAG GTAATCAAGTCTGACATCGACACTCTAAAGTCCGAACTTCAGCGTGCTTGCGAGATGTCAGAGACACTTCAGAGAGAGCTTGATTGCGTCACGAGTGAGCGCCAGAGTTTGCTATCTCGCATAGAGGAGAGTAAGAAGGAAGTGGCTTCATCAAATCGTTTGCAG GATGCAGATGCAGACAACAAGGAGAAGGCGAAGCTAAAAATGAGACTCATGGGGACGCAAGGACGCTTAGATGCAAAATCTATAAGGCACAAGCAGGCTGTGAAAGAATCGGAAGTTATGAACAGGAAGTTCCAAGAAGCATCTGCAAAGCTAAAGGAGAAGTTAGCATCAAAAGCACTCGAAGTCATCGACCTGAAGAAGCAGCTCTCTGCTTCTTCAAGATAA
- the LOC106388977 gene encoding kinesin-like protein KIN-7O isoform X2, which yields MERIHVSVRSRPLSTEDAKTSPWKISSDSIFIPNHSSLSFEFDRIFREDCKTVQVYEARTKDIVAAAVRGFNGTVFAYGQTNSGKTHTMRGSPTEPGVIPLAVHDMFETIYQDASREFLLRMSYLEIYNEDINDLLAPEHRKLQIHENLEKGIFVAGLREEIVASPQQVLEMMEFGESHRHIGETNMNVHSSRSHTIFRMIIESRQKTQDEGVGNACDAVRVSVLNLVDLAGSERASKTGAEGVRLKEGSHINKSLMTLGTVIKKLSEGVENQGGHVPYRDSKLTRILQPALGGNANTAIICNITLASDHADETKSSLQFASRALRVTNCAHVNEILTDAALLKRQKKEIEELRSKLKTSHSDHSDEEILNLRNTLLKSELERERIALELEEEKKAQAQREKVLQEQAKKIENLSSMVLLSNRDEKRDQDHFKKGKRRDTWCTGHLSRDSTSEVQSHVLSRGSSLKSERSERETGPLLPFAELVENELLYSISEQDEHNIDETIEDSSLPDPCALVHVTSRKKPSSIRQKSPVVVRKKSPVVVESESERIQREYEDLFLQYETERITHEIQIECLKAKLGEKDLSGEATCKRLDCQVVGNVHQEESEVHLRDPEDILLIKQLQEKINMLETEKSSSKQNLDDLVTIATEQNICAEEKIAEIQEEIHAAREEAEIARKQLVSKESEVIHVLNENFNSLVNVATEVEVLASEFQKFKASLETISLVMDEGLQDFASFSPLIHDFTLFMRQSFDEHASLISGYQNVQSCLKQKVLDIENEKVLLQEQCAGLQSQIEELNQEAQQHGTSLMMLSEQNESERSDLLSHIECLEKDIASLSTSSLAKEKETLRKDFEKMKAKLKDTESKLKNVMQDKTKLEAEKASAERELKRLHSQTALLEKDISKQESFAGKRQDERNAKQSLQEEFHNLEALAFEMETTIASLEEELAAERGEKEELLCRSEGLDQEVTSLTEKLELSNTQLEQLQIDITELARLESSSSDQQQLETKVKQLLEEKEELAMHLATSLLEMEEEKAIWSSKEKALTEAMEEKMSLYNIKIESLSKEMAEAKRELESSRLECITLADKLRCSEENAKQENESSMEKSLEIDRLGNELQSAHAVSKQSQEVIKSDIDTLKSELQRACEMSETLQRELDCVTSERQSLLSRIEESKKEVASSNRLQDADADNKEKAKLKMRLMGTQGRLDAKSIRHKQAVKESEVMNRKFQEASAKLKEKLASKALEVIDLKKQLSASSR from the exons ATGGAGAGAATACACGTCTCAGTCAGATCTCGTCCGCTTTCGACTGAGGACGCGAAGACGAGCCCATGGAAGATCTCTTCGGACTCGATTTTCATCCCCAATCACTCTTCTCTCTCGTTCGAGTTTG ATAGGATTTTCAGAGAAGATTGCAAAACTGTGCAAGTCTATGAAGCTCGGACGAAGGATATCGTCGCTGCCGCCGTTCGTGGATTCAACG GAACTGTGTTTGCTTATGGGCAAACTAACAGTGGCAAGACGCATACGATGCGAGGCTCACCGACTGAGCCAGGAGTCATCCCTCTTGCTGTGCATGATATGTTTGAGACTATATATCAG GATGCAAGCAGGGAGTTTCTATTGCGTATGTCGTATTTGGAGATTTATAACGAAGATATAAACGATCTCTTGGCTCCTGAACACCGGAAACTACAGATTCATGAGAATCTAGAG AAAGGAATCTTTGTGGCTGGACTACGAGAAGAAATTGTTGCTTCCCCTCAACAAGTTCTTGAGATGATGGAATTTGGAGAAT CTCATCGCCATATTGGGGAGACAAATATGAATGTTCACAGTAGCAGATCTCACACTATTTTCCGCatg ATTATAGAAAGTAGACAGAAGACGCAAGATGAAGGTGTTGGAAATGCTTGTGATGCAGTCCGTGTTTCTGTTCTG aaTTTGGTGGATCTAGCTGGTTCTGAACGGGCTTCAAAAACCGGTGCAGAGGGTGTTAGGCTGAAGGAAGGCTCACATATAAACAAGAGCTTGATGACACTCGGGACTGTAATTAAAAAACTGAGTGAAGGAGTTGAAAATCAAGG TGGTCATGTTCCATACCGAGACAGCAAGCTCACAAGGATCTTGCAACCTGCTTTAGGTGGAAATGCAAATACAGCTATCATATGCAATATAACACTTGCATCA GACCATGCAGATGAAACCAAGAGCAGTCTTCAGTTTGCTAGCCGAGCACTACGTGTCACTAATTGTGCACATGTCAACGAG ATATTGACTGATGCTGCTTTGTTAAAGCGCCAAAAGAAGGAAATAGAGGAGCTCAGATCCAAACTAAAG ACTTCTCACTCTGACCATTCGGATGAAGAGATTCTTAACTTGCGCAACACCTTGTTGAAG TCTGAATTAGAAAGAGAGCGGATAGCACTCGAATTAGAAGAGGAGAAAAAGGCACAAGCTCAGAGGGAAAAAGTTTTGCAAGAGCAAGCAAAGAAAATTGAGAACTTGAGTTCAATGGTTCTCCTTTCGAATAGAGATGAGAAGCGTGATCAGGATCACTTTAAGAag GGAAAGAGGAGGGATACATGGTGTACTGGTCACCTTTCACGAGACTCCACATCAGAG GTTCAGTCTCATGTCTTGTCAAGGGGATCCTCTCTTAAATCTGAAAGATCCGAGCGTGAGACAGGCCCACTACTTCCATTTGCGGAACTGGTAGAAAACGAACTTTTGTACAGCATCAGCGAGCAAGATGAACATAATATCGATGAAACCATTGAAGATTCTTCACTTCCAGATCCATGTGCTTTAGTGCATGTGACTAGCAGAAAGAAACCATCATCAATCAGGCAGAAAAGTCCTGTAGTGGTCAGGAAGAAAAGTCCCGTAGTG GTTGAAAGCGAGTCAGAGAGGATTCAAAGGGAATATGAGGATCTCTTCTTGCAATATGAAACTGAG AGAATCACCCACGAAATACAAATTGAGTGCCTTAAGGCAAAGTTGGGCGAAAAAGATTTATCTGGTGAAGCAACATGCAAGCGTTTAGATTGTCAAGTCGTTGGTAATGTACATCAAGAGGAAAGTGAAGTACATCTCAGGGATCCAGAAGATATTCTTCTCATTAAGCAACTCCAAGAGAAG ATAAACATGCTGGAAACTGAGAAGTCTTCAAGCAAGCAAAATCTTGATGATCTTGTCACGATAGCTACTGAGCAGAATATATGTGCCGAGGAAAAAATTGCTGAG ATTCAAGAAGAGATTCATGCTGCTAGAGAAGAGGCCGAGATTGCTCGCAAACAACTTGTGTCCAAGGAGTCTGAAGTCATTCATGTGCTTAAT GAGAATTTTAACTCTCTGGTCAACGTCGCAACAGAAGTAGAAGTCTTAGCATCTgagtttcaaaaatttaaagcaTCGTTGGAAACGATATCGTTAGTTATGGATGAGGGTCTCCAAGATTTTGCTTCCTTCTCTCCTTTGATACAT GATTTCACATTGTTTATGCGCCAAAGTTTTGATGAGCATGCTTCACTTATCAGCGGATATCAAAATGTCCAATCTTGTCTTAAACAAAAGGTTCTTGACATTGAGAATGAGAAG GTTCTTTTGCAAGAGCAGTGTGCTGGTCTTCAGAGCCAAATAGAAGAACTAAACCAAGAAGCCCAGCAGCATGGAACTTCCTTAATG ATGCTCTCAGAACAGAATGAGTCGGAGAGGTCAGATCTCCTCTCTCATATAGAATGTCTTGAGAAGGATATAGCGAGCCTATCTACCTCTTCTTTGGCCAAAGAGAAGGAAACTCTAAGAAAAGATTTTGAGAAGATGAAAGCAAAGCTAAAAGACACTGAATCCAAGCTTAAGAATGTCATGCAGGATAAGACCAAGCTAGAG GCCGAGAAGGCATCTGCTGAGAGAGAGTTAAAACGCTTGCATAGCCAAACGGCCCTCCTCGAGAAAGATATTAGCAAACAGGAGTCATTTGCCGGTAAAAGACAAGATGAGAGAAATGCAAAACAGTCCTTGCAG GAAGAATTTCACAACCTTGAAGCGCTTGCTTTTGAGATGGAAACAACAATTGCTTCACTGGAGGAGGAACTCGCTGCTGAACGTGGAGAGAAAGAGGAGTTGCTATGTAGAAGCGAGGGTTTAGATCAAGAAGTTACATCTCTGACAGAGAAGCTGGAGCTCTCAAATACCCAATTAGAACAGCTGCAAATAGATATCACGGAGCTT GCTAGACTCGAAAGCTCATCTTCTGATCAGCAACAACTGGAAACCAAGGTTAAACAGCTTcttgaagagaaggaagagctAGCGATG CATCTGGCGACCTCACTTTTAGAGATGGAGGAAGAGAAAGCAATATGGAGCTCGAAAGAAAAAGCTTTGACAGAGGCCATGGAAGAAAAGATGAgtctatataatataaaaatagagtCACTCTCTAAAGAAATGGCAGAG GCAAAGAGGGAGCTTGAATCTTCCCGACTTGAATGTATCACCCTTGCTGATAAGCTAAGATGTTCTGAAGAAAATGCTAAGCAGGAAAACGAAAGCAG CATGGAGAAGTCTTTGGAGATTGATAGACTTGGGAATGAACTTCAATCAGCTCATGCCGTGAGTAAACAATCTCAAGAG GTAATCAAGTCTGACATCGACACTCTAAAGTCCGAACTTCAGCGTGCTTGCGAGATGTCAGAGACACTTCAGAGAGAGCTTGATTGCGTCACGAGTGAGCGCCAGAGTTTGCTATCTCGCATAGAGGAGAGTAAGAAGGAAGTGGCTTCATCAAATCGTTTGCAG GATGCAGATGCAGACAACAAGGAGAAGGCGAAGCTAAAAATGAGACTCATGGGGACGCAAGGACGCTTAGATGCAAAATCTATAAGGCACAAGCAGGCTGTGAAAGAATCGGAAGTTATGAACAGGAAGTTCCAAGAAGCATCTGCAAAGCTAAAGGAGAAGTTAGCATCAAAAGCACTCGAAGTCATCGACCTGAAGAAGCAGCTCTCTGCTTCTTCAAGATAA